One Ricinus communis isolate WT05 ecotype wild-type chromosome 7, ASM1957865v1, whole genome shotgun sequence genomic region harbors:
- the LOC8273554 gene encoding uncharacterized protein LOC8273554: MALWFLVLLPIFTVVNSQPTTTNPTPTPINQTDLQVAMDDMRTSAYHGFVILLKILNGSPNSLRDGEITFLMPSDEELSKVALRLESLQDFILGHSIPTALLISHLLHFPNGTLVPTGVPNRMLRVTNGGRTGLFVNNARVVSPNVCLNSLIRCHGISAAMIFRNGDNPTRQQQNHPDRDFMDSAKVRKAKSPSRQWKRSPALH; this comes from the coding sequence ATGGCTCTCTGGTTTCTCGTCCTTCTTCCCATATTTACAGTCGTAAACTCTCAACCCACAACCACAAATCCTACCCCAACTCCAATCAACCAAACTGATCTGCAGGTAGCCATGGATGACATGAGAACATCGGCTTACCACGGGTTCGTAATCCTCCTTAAGATCCTAAATGGCTCCCCCAACTCTCTGCGCGACGGAGAAATAACTTTCTTGATGCCGAGTGATGAGGAACTATCAAAAGTTGCTCTGAGGCTGGAAAGTCTCCAGGATTTCATACTCGGTCATTCAATCCCGACTGCACTGCTCATCAGCCACCTATTACATTTTCCCAATGGAACTCTAGTTCCCACTGGTGTTCCGAACAGGATGCTTAGGGTTACTAACGGTGGAAGAACCGGTCTGTTTGTGAACAATGCTAGAGTTGTCTCCCCAAATGTATGTCTCAACTCTTTGATAAGGTGCCATGGAATCAGTGCTGCCATGATATTCCGCAATGGTGATAATCCTACAAGGCAACAACAGAACCACCCCGATAGAGACTTCATGGACTCTGCAAAGGTCAGGAAGGCAAAATCTCCGTCTCGTCAATGGAAAAGGAGCCCTGCACTGCATTAA
- the LOC8273553 gene encoding OBERON-like protein: protein MGTSSGSNIQQPSSKMLPPRQQPRLGGLQTSLSLVSSDHPRSSPDTQEPRSNSDNIRESPTESASSRETWPAADAVAMAKKMENGKAENDCPEQSVIRRVSSADKISLRDIARERVDIISEKMHRLPDEFLEELKNELRAILEGNGGSQQREEFSILQKFVQTRSDLTAKTLIRAHRVQVEILVAINTGIQAFLHPSISLSQTSLIEVFVFKRCRNIACQNQLPADDCPCGICTNRNGFCNLCMCVICNKFDFEVNTCRWIGCDLCSHWTHTDCAIRDGQICMGPSVKNGAGPTEMLFRCRACNRTSELLGWVKDVFQHCAPAWDREALMRELDFVSRIFRGSEDPRGRKLFWKCEELIDKMKGGLAESTACRVILMFFQELEVDSPKSLENGEGGRLIAPQEACNRIAEVVQEAIRKMEMVADEKMRMFKKARIALDACDRELEEKAKEVTELKLDRQKKKLQVEELERIVRLKQAEADMFQLKANEAKREAERLQRIALAKTDKSEEEYASSYLKLRLSEAEAEKQYLFEKIKLQESSRASQSSGGGDPSQVLTYSKIHDLLNGYNGPPKSELRSNERHHFRTNP, encoded by the exons ATGGGTACATCATCTGGTTCTAATATCCAACAGCCATCATCAAAAATGTTGCCTCCACGTCAGCAGCCTCGACTGGGAGGACTACAAACTTCTCTTTCCCTAGTATCCTCAGATCATCCTCGCTCGTCTCCCGATACCCAAGAACCCAGATCGAACTCTGATAATATTCGTGAGTCCCCCACTGAGAGTGCCAGTTCTAGAGAAACTTGGCCTGCTGCTGATGCTGTTGCCATggcaaagaaaatggagaatGGAAAAGCTGAAAATGATTGCCCTGAACAGTCTGTCATTCGCCGTGTTTCCAGTGCTGATAAAATATCTCTTCGTGATATAGCAAGAGAACGAGTTGATATTATTTCTGAAAAGATGCATCGCTTGCCTGATGAGTTTCTTGAAGAGCTAAAGAATGAACTTCGTGCAATACTTGAAGGAAATGGCGGTTCACAGCAAAGAGAGGAATTTTCGATTTTGCAGAAGTTTGTTCAGACTAGATCTGACTTGACAGCTAAGACATTGATTAGAGCACACCGAGTCCAGGTTGAAATTCTTGTTGCAATAAATACTGGAATTCAAGCATTTTTGCATCCAAGTATTAGCCTTTCTCAGACATCCCTCATTGAGGTATTTGTTTTCAAGAGATGCAGAAATATTGCATGCCAAAATCAACTTCCAGCTGATGATTGTCCTTGCGGCATTTGCACCAATAGAAATGGTTTTTGCAATCTGTGCATGTGTGTGATCTGTAACAAGTTTGATTTTGAAGTCAATACTTGTCGTTGGATTGGTTGCGATCTGTGTTCTCATTGGACTCACACTGATTGTGCTATTCGTGATGGACAAATTTGTATGGGCCCATCAGTTAAGAATGGAGCTGGCCCAACTGAAATGCTTTTCCGATGCCGTGCATGCAATAGAACATCTGAGCTTCTAGGGTGGGTGAAAGATGTTTTCCAACATTGTGCACCAGCATGGGACCGAGAGGCTCTAATGAGAGAACTAGATTTTGTCAGTAGAATCTTCAGGGGAAGTGAAGACCCTAGAGGCAGGAAGCTTTTTTGGAAATGTGAGGAACTTATTGATAAAATGAAGGGTGGACTTGCAGAGTCAACAGCCTGCAGAGTAATTCTGATGTTTTTCCAAG AACTCGAGGTAGACTCTCCAAAAAGTTTGGAAAATGGGGAGGGTGGAAGGCTAATAGCCCCACAGGAGGCATGCAACCGAATTGCTGAAGTGGTGCAAGAGGCCATAAGGAAGATGGAAATGGTGGCTGATGAGAAGATGAGAATGTTTAAGAAAGCCCGCATTGCTCTTGATGCTTGTGATCGGGAACTGGAGGAGAAGGCCAAGGAAGTGACAGAACTAAAACTAGACaggcaaaagaaaaagctacAAGTAGAAGAGCTGGAGAGAATTGTGAGGCTTAAGCAGGCAGAGGCTGATATGTTCCAGCTCAAGGCCAATGAAGCAAAACGAGAGGCTGAGCGGCTGCAGAGGATTGCTCTTGCTAAAACTGACAAATCAGAGGAAGAATATGCCAGCAGTTACCTCAAACTTCGATTAAGTGAAGCTGAAGCAGAGAAGCAGTATCTGTTTGAGAAGATTAAGCTGCAGGAGAGTTCGCGGGCATCACAAAGCAGTGGTGGGGGTGACCCTTCACAGGTGTTGACATATTCCAAAATTCACGACTTGCTCAATGGATACAATGGCCCCCCCAAGTCAGAATTGCGGTCAAATGAACGCCATCATTTTAGGACAAATCCCTGA